The Triticum dicoccoides isolate Atlit2015 ecotype Zavitan chromosome 6A, WEW_v2.0, whole genome shotgun sequence genome has a window encoding:
- the LOC119314816 gene encoding uncharacterized protein At2g24330-like — MADAEAPAAKRLARAGSFSGVWWKLGDPAGDPAAVERRLRAVADEEAAVRARISRRHAGACGVRRGIAVASLAIEVVALVHAYWTARRRRVAGWSRKLLLLLAPPLLAVPASAAVVLAAFARLHNMLEARDEQRLRALVAERKAKIGQFRGSHHNMQKLIEVSTKYDPDAAAAAATSDQPVTAAAAGRIKRSHSRLSFHIGDD, encoded by the exons ATGGCGGATGCGGAGGCGCCGGCGGCGAAGCGGCTGGCCCGCGCGGGCAGCTTCTCGGGAGTGTGGTGGAAGCTCGGCGATCCCGCCGGGGACCCGGCCGCGGTCGAGCGTCGGCTGCGCGCCGTCGCCGACGAGGAGGCAGCCGTCCGTGCCCGCATTAGCAGGCGCCACGCCGGTGCCTGCGGCGTCCGGCGCGGCATCGCCGTCGCCTCCCTCGCCATCGAG GTGGTGGCGTTGGTGCATGCTTActggacggcgaggcggcggcgcgtggCCGGCTGGAGCAGGAAGCTGCTGCTCCTGCTTGCGCCTCCTCTGCTCGCCGTGCCGGCCTCGGCCGCCGTCGTCTTGGCCGCGTTCGCCAGGCTCCACAACATGT TGGAGGCGCGGGACGAGCAGCGGCTGAGGGCGCTGGTGGCGGAGCGCAAGGCCAAGATCGGGCAGTTCAGAGGCAGCCACCACAACATGCAGAAGCTCATCGAGGTCTCCACT AAGTACGAtccagatgctgctgctgctgctgctacttccGACCAGCCGgtcactgccgccgccgccgggaggatcaagcggagccACTCGCGGCTGAGCTTCCACATCGGAGACGACTGA